The following are from one region of the Sorghum bicolor cultivar BTx623 chromosome 2, Sorghum_bicolor_NCBIv3, whole genome shotgun sequence genome:
- the LOC8078582 gene encoding zinc finger BED domain-containing protein RICESLEEPER 2, whose protein sequence is MAEETANEVQVAQDNEIVPGNEAIQGDEFVHGDELIQGEELAHGEELPQGDDLVQGNELVVSEVATPPTTGTRRRRKKSLVWEHFTIEAVAGGATRACCKLCKQTFAYSSGSKIAGTSHLKRHITLGSCPKIKNQEQRLALPSTGGTDNDGEGTIERPTKRRYRYTGYANAAFDQDRSCSHLAKMIIQHDYPLHIVQQPAFSIFIESLQPRFKIVDVDTMEGEVYAVYQKEKENLLQSFSTMPGRISLTIGLWTTSQTLGYVSLAGQFIDSEWKVHRRMLNFMMVSSPHSENALSEAISLSLSDWNMKDKLFTITLDNDCSSHDIYSANLRDHLSNKNNLMLKGQLFVVRCYAHILNAVAQDVIASIHGVVYSIRESIKFIKASSAREEKFAEIALQLEIPSTKTLCLDVTTQWNTTYLMLLAALDYKQTFTTLETCDDNYNEAPSAEDWKKVEAACNYLKLLYDSAHSIMAAANPTANIFFHEAWKLQLELANGTGHEDPAFSSIAKDMHERFDKYWKDCSLVLAIAVVMDPRFKMKLVEFSYSKIYGAEAAKYVKVVNDAVHELYKEYVAQPLPLTPAYVEQGEGNNGPANANNSQGPPASTGDGLLDFDMYLSEIQSSQPSKSELEQYLDESLTPRIQEFDILNWWKLNTVKFPTLSKMARDILAIPMSMVSSGSSIFSAGTGSHMLDDYRSSLRPEIVEALVCAKDWLQYSPPATEAPSSALVKAEGS, encoded by the coding sequence ATGGCTGAGGAAACTGCCAATGAAGTTCAGGTGGCACAAGATAACGAGATTGTCCCCGGCAATGAGGCAATCCAAGGCGATGAATTTGTCCATGGTGATGAGTTGATCCAAGGCGAAGAGTTGGCTCATGGTGAAGAGCTGCCCCAAGGTGATGATTTGGTTCAAGGAAATGAGCTGGTTGTTTCTGAGGTAGCAACCCCTCCTACTACTGGAACCAGACGTAGGAGAAAAAAGTCCTTGGTATGGGAGCACTTCACTATTGAAGCCGTCGCCGGTGGGGCCACAAGGGCCTGCTGCAAGCTCTGCAAGCAAACCTTTGCTTACAGCTCTGGTTCAAAAATTGCTGGGACTAGTCATCTCAAGAGGCACATCACCTTGGGCTCCTGTCCAAAGATAAAGAATCAAGAGCAGAGGCTGGCACTACCTTCAACCGGAGGGACTGACAATGATGGTGAGGGAACTATCGAGCGCCCAACCAAGAGACGCTACAGATATACTGGCTATGCAAATGCTGCTTTTGATCAGGACCGCAGTTGCTCACACTTGGCAAAGATGATCATTCAGCATGACTACCCACTTCACATTGTCCAACAGCCggcattttccatttttattgAAAGTCTGCAGCCACGTTTCAAGATTGTGGATGTTGATACGATGGAAGGAGAGGTGTATGCTGTTTATCAGAAAGAAAAGGAGAACCTGCTACAATCATTCAGCACTATGCCTGGAAGGATCAGTCTCACTATAGGATTGTGGACAACTAGTCAGACTCTTGGGTATGTTTCACTTGCAGGGCAGTTTATCGACTCCGAGTGGAAAGTGCATCGAAGGATGCTTAACTTCATGATGGTGTCATCTCCTCATTCAGAGAACGCACTTAGTGAGGCAATTAGCCTGAGCCTTTCTGACTGGAATATGAAGGACAAGCTATTCACCATCACATTGGATAATGATTGCTCCTCACATGATATCTACAGTGCAAATTTGAGAGATCATCTCTCCAACAAGAACAATCTCATGCTTAAGGGACAGCTCTTTGTTGTGAGGTGCTACGCCCATATCCTTAATGCTGTTGCACAAGATGTCATTGCTTCGATTCATGGTGTTGTATACAGCATCCGTGAAAGCATAAAGTTCATAAAAGCTTCTTCTGCCCGTGAAGAGAAGTTTGCCGAGATTGCTCTGCAGCTGGAGATTCCCAGTACTAAGACCCTCTGTCTGGATGTTACAACCCAGTGGAACACCACTTATCTGATGTTGTTAGCTGCCTTGGATTATAAGCAGACTTTCACTACACTAGAAACATGTGATGATAACTACAATGAAGCTCCGTCAGCAGAGGATTGGAAGAAAGTTGAGGCTGCCTGTAATTACCTGAAACTGCTATACGATTCTGCACATAGCATCATGGCAGCAGCAAACCCAACTGCAAACATCTTTTTCCATGAAGCTTGGAAACTTCAGCTAGAGCTAGCAAATGGCACAGGACATGAAGATCCCGCTTTCAGTAGCATCGCCAAGGATATGCATGAGAGGTTTGACAAGTACTGGAAAGATTGCAGCCTCGTGTTAGCCATTGCTGTTGTCATGGATCCACGTTTTAAGATGAAGCTTGTTGAGTTCAGTTACTCAAAAATTTATGGGGCTGAGGCCGCAAAGTATGTTAAGGTGGTCAATGATGCTGTACATGAGCTGTATAAGGAGTATGTGGCTCAGCCACTCCCACTGACCCCAGCTTATGTTGAGCAAGGTGAAGGGAATAATGGACCAGCCAATGCGAATAACAGTCAAGGCCCGCCTGCTTCCACTGGTGATGGGCTTCTAGACTTTGATATGTACCTTTCCGAGATCCAAAGTAGCCAGCCCTCGAAATCTGAGCTGGAACAGTACCTGGATGAATCCCTCACTCCACGTATCCAGGAGTTTGATATCCTGAACTGGTGGAAGCTAAACACAGTAAAGTTTCCAACCCTCTCTAAAATGGCCCGTGATATCTTGGCCATTCCAATGTCCATGGTAAGCAGTGGCAGCTCTATATTCTCTGCTGGAACAGGAAGTCACATGCTCGATGATTACAGAAGCTCTCTCCGACCTGAGATTGTGGAAGCACTTGTCTGTGCAAAAGACTGGCTCCAGTATTCACCACCTGCCACCGAGGCACCGAGTTCTGCACTGGTGAAGGCTGAAGGATCGTAG
- the LOC8078583 gene encoding uncharacterized protein LOC8078583 — MGNTKGPAPPAGEYQDDEPLERPTAAPAQAPASNGGLVLSTQCEFPALARGASRDRFAVLVHAKAPSDVARAPLDLVTVLDVSLSMKGQKLELLKQAMCFVIHQLGPADRLSIVTFSRHATRQIRLARMSDVGKASAKFAVGALCAVRGTNIGQGLRVGAQVLAGRRERNAVAGMILLSDGQDTSGCWTTVRPDGTKTYANLVPPSTSFSSRPAPIHTFGFGTDHDAAAMHAIAEATGGTFSFVGNEAAIQDSFARCVGGLLSVAVQEARVAVTCLHRGVRVQEVKSGAYGSHVGADGRAASIDVGEVRRFLVLVYVPRARATEEVTRLVKASCTYREAATGHARVAAAPAAVVQRPLELTTLPAPSVDVERERVRLAATEDIAAARAAADGGQNAGAARADPGVPAQGRGAVGAGGGRGRPNVRGDQGGAARPQRARRRPGGVREDGARVPAGRHELARAAARVGDGRAVDEQGERVPDSQDGGDGGGLA, encoded by the coding sequence ATGGGGAACACCAAGGGTCCTGCGCCGCCGGCTGGCGAGTACCAAGACGACGAGCCGCTGGAGCGTCCGACCGCCGCCCCGGCGCAGGCCCCCGCGTCCAACGGCGGTCTGGTCCTCAGCACGCAGTGCGAGTTCCCGGCCCTCGCGAGGGGCGCATCCCGGGACAGATTCGCGGTGCTCGTGCACGCCAAGGCGCCGTCCGACGTGGCGCGCGCGCCGCTCGACCTCGTCACCGTGCTCGACGTCAGCCTCAGCATGAAGGGCCAAAAGCTGGAGCTGCTGAAGCAGGCCATGTGCTTCGTCATCCACCAGCTCGGCCCGGCCGACCGCCTCTCCATCGTCACCTTCTCTCGCCACGCCACCCGCCAGATCCGCCTCGCGCGCATGTCGGACGTGGGGAAGGCCTCGGCGAAGTTCGCCGTGGGGGCGCTCTGTGCCGTGCGGGGCACCAACATTGGCCAGGGGCTCCGTGTGGGCGCTCAGGTGCTCGCCGGCCGCCGGGAGAGGAACGCCGTCGCAGGCATGATCCTCCTCTCCGACGGGCAGGACACTTCCGGCTGCTGGACGACGGTCAGGCCCGACGGCACCAAGACCTACGCTAACCTCGTGCCGCCCTCGACCTCGTTCAGCAGCCGGCCCGCGCCGATCCACACGTTCGGCTTCGGCACCGATCACGACGCCGCCGCGATGCACGCCATCGCGGAGGCCACGGGCGGCACCTTCTCCTTCGTCGGCAACGAGGCGGCGATCCAGGACTCGTTCGCGCGCTGCGTCGGCGGGCTCCTGTCGGTGGCCGTGCAGGAGGCGCGCGTCGCCGTCACGTGCCTGCACCGGGGGGTCAGGGTCCAGGAGGTCAAGTCGGGCGCCTACGGCAGCCACGTGGGCGCCGACGGCCGCGCTGCCTCCATCGACGTCGGCGAGGTGAGGCGGTTCCTGGTGCTCGTGTACGTTCCCAGAGCCCGGGCGACGGAGGAGGTCACCCGCCTCGTCAAGGCGAGCTGCACGTACCGAGAGGCCGCGACGGGGCATGCGCGCGTGGCTGCGGCGCCTGCCGCCGTGGTGCAGAGGCCGCTGGAGCTGACGACACTGCCTGCTCCGTCCGTGGACGTGGAGCGGGAGCGCGTCCGCCTCGCGGCGACCGAGGACATCGCGGCCGCAAgggcggcggcggacggcgggcagaacgcgggcgccgcgcgcgcggatCCTGGAGTCCCGGCTCAAGGCCGTGGAGCGGTCGGCGCCGGGGGCGGCCGGGGACGACCCAACGTGCGAGGCGATCAAGGAGGAGCTGCGCGACCTCAGCGCGCGCGTCGGCGACCGGGCGGAGTACGAGAAGACGGGGCGCGCGTGCCTGCTGGCCGGCATGAGCTCGCACGCGCAGCAGCGCGCGTCGGGGATGGACGTGCAGTCGACGAGCAAGGCGAGCGCGTACCTGACTCCCAAGATGGAGGAGATGGTGGAGGTCTCGCGTGA
- the LOC8074472 gene encoding nuclear poly(A) polymerase 3, with amino-acid sequence MAYMAAVAPVPWWPPPPELAPVGFPDASSPAGYPKPQTLPFLLAPTPPPPPPPPPLPAGYPLLPPPAPIIIQLQPDPSFVAEVDQRRSSSLVQFLKDEGAVPSPEDEKKREKVIRELKKIVMHWANAVAYEQSVPQGLATATVLTYGSYTLGAHGPESDIDVLCVGPCIATLQYHFFVVLRQLLEGRPEVSELQTIEKAKVPLMRFRFTGIAVDFTYAQLPVIDALKAINTFSTQLLQKIDTRSWRSLSGVRVNEQIVQLVPNAEKFQALLRCIKLWARKRGLHCHYLGFFAGIHLAILAAYVCRKFPDASVNGLFAVFFQTFAHWPWQVPVSLHDEPTTSLHSEGLLMPIVMPCTPPEFCVSNVTRGSFKKIREELTRGYALTRDSLRHDFQWTWLFEPFPYDKKYQQFLRIALCAPTFAELRDWAGWVKSRFRLLILKLERAGIECDPCPSEEVDHTDNDPNVVFYWGLIPERIIQVDTSSLKEDFMESITNDVYGTVKCTHSDVTISVVGLPQLPKSMRSHVHWQYMQRCMMAYEGTDEGQSAGWLGLG; translated from the exons atggCGTACATGGCAGCTGTCGCGCCCGTGCCCTGGTGGCCGCCTCCACCGGAGCTGGCGCCTGTGGGCTTCCCCGACGCGTCCTCTCCCGCCGGCTATCCAAAGCCCCAAACCCTACCCTTCTTGCTAGCGCCGACccctccgccaccgccgccgccgccgccgctgcctgcGGGGtaccctcttcttcctcccccaGCCCCGATCATCATCCAGCTCCAGCCCGACCCCAGCTTCGTCGCGGAGGTGGATCAGCGTCGCAGCAGTTCCCTTGTGCAG TTCTTGAAGGATGAGGGGGCCGTTCCGTCGCCGGAGGATgaaaagaagagggagaagGTGATCCGAGAGCTCAAGAAG ATAGTGATGCATTGGGCCAACGCGGTGGCCTATGAGCAGAGTGTGCCCCAGGGGCTGGCCACTGCTACGGTCTTGACATACGGCTCTTACACCTTAGGG gCTCATGGACCTGAATCTGACATCGATGTACTTTGCGTTGGACCTTGTATTGCAACACTGCAG TACCATTTCTTTGTTGTTTTGAGACAACTTCTTGAGGGCAGACCTGAAGTATCAGAACTGCAAACTATTGAGAAGGCTAAGGTTCCCTTGATGCGATTTAGATTTACTGGAATTGCAGTTGATTTCACATATGCCCAGCTCCCTGTTATTGATGCATTAAAG GCCATAAATACATTTAGCACTCAACTACTACAGAAAATAGACACACGGAGCTGGAGGAGTTTATCTGGAGTTCGTGTCAATGAACAAATTGTTCAGCTAGTACCAAATGCGGAG AAGTTTCAAGCTCTGTTGCGATGCATCAAACTGTGGGCTAGGAAAAGAGGACTTCATTGTCAT TATCTTGGCTTCTTTGCTGGGATTCATTTAGCGATCCTTGCGGCTTATGTCTGTCGGAAATTTCCAGATGCCAGTGTCAATGGTTTGTTCGCAGTGTTCTTTCAGACTTTTGCTCACTGGCCTTGGCAAGTTCCAGTAAGTCTACATGATGAGCCAACTACCTCCTTGCATTCAGAGGGGCTTCTCATGCCCATAGTGATGCCTTGTACCCCGCCAGAGTTTTGTGTGTCCAATGTGACAAGAGGCAGCTTCAAAAAAATAAGAGAGGAACTTACACGTGGTTATGCTTTGACAAGG GATTCATTGAGACATGATTTCCAGTGGACCTGGCTTTTTGAACCCTTTCCATATGATAAAAAATATCAACAGTTTCTTCGCATTGCTTTATGTGCGCCAACATTTGCCGAGCTACGAGACTGGGCTGGATGGGTGAAATCTCGATTCCGTCTCCTGATTCTAAAG CTGGAAAGAGCTGGCATTGAGTGTGATCCATGCCCCTCGGAGGAAGTTGATCATACAGACAATGACCCTAACGTAGTCTTCTACTGGGGCCTCATCCCTGAAAGAATCATTCAGGTTGACACTAGCTCCCTGAAAGAAGATTTCATGGAAAGCATCACCAATGATGTCTATGGCACGGTGAAGTGCACGCATTCAGATGTGACAATATCTGTGGTTGGGCTGCCACAGTTGCCAAAGAGTATGCGCAGCCATGTTCACTGGCAGTACATGCAGCGTTGTATGATGGCCTACGAGGGCACAGATGAAGGCCAGAGCGCAGGTTGGCTAGGACTTGGTTAG
- the LOC8074473 gene encoding importin subunit alpha-1b isoform X1 — MPRAPRRQSGEARRGAYKSRVDFSRSRRRREDDLLALRRLDRDAGLFKRRRDEPSPAVPASDPAPVPVEAAPPAGITRPILTPSSPPDVAAPRNAAETELEGLSELVDKLCSDDTTSQLEATVQFRKLLSDEKNSTVIKIIRADVLPRFAEFLSRHGLPQLQMEAAWVLTNIAASDYTLLVAECGAVPRLVELLGSPNANIRHQAIWCLGNIAADLPSCRDILFDHGALTPLLSQFREDMKIPVLRTAMWALSNLCFGKLPAEVQVKPILEIISQLIYSADEKILADACWTVYYICGGKGDAVQDVLDAGVCPQLVNLLMHASANVLLPVILALARISAGDDKQVEVLVESGILNCLAQLLARNYPKNIKKQACLIVSNIAAGSKNQIQAVIDADIITPLVVLLRTSETDIKKEAAWAISNAASSGSSDQIQYLVSRGCLEPLCSILTYSDPDLVYTCLEGLENILQAGEAGKKGEESGMNPYAEFILECGGLEKLEDLQDFDSDRIYELVMKLLQSYWEEEVGESDDPNIPGSNDSSDTVEAASEDAPQPPVPPPSGADEAE, encoded by the exons ATGCCGCGCGCCCCGCGCCGGCAGTCCGGCGAGGCGCGCCGGGGCGCCTACAAGTCGCGCGTAGACTTCAGCcgctcgcgccgccgccgcgaggaTGACCTCCTCGCCCTCCGCCGCCTCGACCGCGACGCGGGGCTCTTCAAGCGCCGCCGCGACGAGCCCAGTCCTGCTGTCCCTGCCTCCGATCCGGCTCCTGTACCCGTCGAAGCAGCCCCACCTGCAGGCATCACCCGTCCGATACTCACTCCTTCCTCGCCGCCAGACGTAGCGGCTCCCCGTAATGCCGCCGAGACAGAG CTTGAAGGCCTGTCAGAGCTGGTCGACAAACTATGTTCAGATGACACCACCAGTCAGCTCGAAGCCACAGTCCAGTTCAGGAAACTTCTTTCAGATG AGAAGAACTCAACTGTGATAAAAATCATCCGAGCGGATGTCCTGCCTAGATTTGCTGAGTTTCTTTCAAGACATGGGCTTCCCCAGCTCCAA ATGGAGGCTGCCTGGGTTCTTACCAACATAGCTGCATCTGATTATACACTGCTGGTTGCAGAATGTGGTGCAGTTCCAAGGTTGGTGGAACTATTAGGATCACCAAATGCAAATATCAGGCATCAG GCTATCTGGTGTCTTGGGAATATAGCTGCTGACTTGCCTAGCTGCAGAGACATTCTTTTTGATCATGGTGCTCTTACGCCTTTACTTTCTCAATttagagaagacatgaagattcCAGTTCTGAGAACTGCTATGTGGGCCCTTTCAAATCTTTGTTTTGGAAAATTGCCAGCCGAAGTGCAA GTGAAACCAATACTAGAAATTATCAGCCAGCTTATTTATTCTGCTGACGAGAAGATACTGGCAGATGCATGCTGGACTGTTTACTACATATGTGGCGGTAAAGGTGATGCTGTCCAAGATGTATTAGATGCTGGGGTCTGCCCTCAACTTGTAAATCTTTTGAT GCATGCATCAGCTAATGTTCTTCTCCCTGTCATTTTGGCACTCGCAAGAATTTCAGCGGGAGATGATAAGCAAGTTGAG gtCTTAGTAGAGAGTGGCATTCTCAATTGCTTAGCGCAGTTGCTAGCACGAAATTACCCAAAGAACATCAAGAAACAAGCATGTCTAATTGTTTCTAATATTGCTGCTGGTAGCAAGAATCAGATTCAG GCAGTAATCGATGCAGACATCATAACCCCTCTCGTTGTCTTGCTAAGGACATCAGAGACAGATATTAAAAAGGAGGCTGCTTGGGCTATATCAAATGCTGCATCTAGTGGTTCAAGTGATCAAATTCA GTATTTGGTCAGCCGGGGATGTTTAGAGCCCCTCTGCAGCATCCTCACCTACAGCGATCCTGACCTCGTATATACGTGTCTTGAAGGTCTTGAGAATATACTCCAGGCAGGTGAGGCGGGGAAGAAGGGCGAGGAATCAGGGATGAACCCATATGCCGAGTTTATTCTAGAGTGCGGAGGTCTAGAGAAACTAGAGGACCTGCAGGATTTCGACAGCGACAGAATCTACGAGCTAGTCATGAAGCTGCTGCAGAgctactgggaggaagaagtaGGTGAGAGTGATGATCCGAACATCCCAGGTTCAAACGATTCGTCAGATACCGTGGAAGCAGCATCCGAAGATGCACCTCAGCCACCTGTACCGCCGCCCTCGGGTGCAGATGAAGCCGAGTGA
- the LOC8074473 gene encoding importin subunit alpha-4 isoform X2, producing MPPRQSLKACQSWSTNYVQMTPPVSSKPQSSSGNFFQMNSTVIKIIRADVLPRFAEFLSRHGLPQLQMEAAWVLTNIAASDYTLLVAECGAVPRLVELLGSPNANIRHQAIWCLGNIAADLPSCRDILFDHGALTPLLSQFREDMKIPVLRTAMWALSNLCFGKLPAEVQVKPILEIISQLIYSADEKILADACWTVYYICGGKGDAVQDVLDAGVCPQLVNLLMHASANVLLPVILALARISAGDDKQVEVLVESGILNCLAQLLARNYPKNIKKQACLIVSNIAAGSKNQIQAVIDADIITPLVVLLRTSETDIKKEAAWAISNAASSGSSDQIQYLVSRGCLEPLCSILTYSDPDLVYTCLEGLENILQAGEAGKKGEESGMNPYAEFILECGGLEKLEDLQDFDSDRIYELVMKLLQSYWEEEVGESDDPNIPGSNDSSDTVEAASEDAPQPPVPPPSGADEAE from the exons ATGCCGCCGAGACAGAG CTTGAAGGCCTGTCAGAGCTGGTCGACAAACTATGTTCAGATGACACCACCAGTCAGCTCGAAGCCACAGTCCAGTTCAGGAAACTTCTTTCAGATG AACTCAACTGTGATAAAAATCATCCGAGCGGATGTCCTGCCTAGATTTGCTGAGTTTCTTTCAAGACATGGGCTTCCCCAGCTCCAA ATGGAGGCTGCCTGGGTTCTTACCAACATAGCTGCATCTGATTATACACTGCTGGTTGCAGAATGTGGTGCAGTTCCAAGGTTGGTGGAACTATTAGGATCACCAAATGCAAATATCAGGCATCAG GCTATCTGGTGTCTTGGGAATATAGCTGCTGACTTGCCTAGCTGCAGAGACATTCTTTTTGATCATGGTGCTCTTACGCCTTTACTTTCTCAATttagagaagacatgaagattcCAGTTCTGAGAACTGCTATGTGGGCCCTTTCAAATCTTTGTTTTGGAAAATTGCCAGCCGAAGTGCAA GTGAAACCAATACTAGAAATTATCAGCCAGCTTATTTATTCTGCTGACGAGAAGATACTGGCAGATGCATGCTGGACTGTTTACTACATATGTGGCGGTAAAGGTGATGCTGTCCAAGATGTATTAGATGCTGGGGTCTGCCCTCAACTTGTAAATCTTTTGAT GCATGCATCAGCTAATGTTCTTCTCCCTGTCATTTTGGCACTCGCAAGAATTTCAGCGGGAGATGATAAGCAAGTTGAG gtCTTAGTAGAGAGTGGCATTCTCAATTGCTTAGCGCAGTTGCTAGCACGAAATTACCCAAAGAACATCAAGAAACAAGCATGTCTAATTGTTTCTAATATTGCTGCTGGTAGCAAGAATCAGATTCAG GCAGTAATCGATGCAGACATCATAACCCCTCTCGTTGTCTTGCTAAGGACATCAGAGACAGATATTAAAAAGGAGGCTGCTTGGGCTATATCAAATGCTGCATCTAGTGGTTCAAGTGATCAAATTCA GTATTTGGTCAGCCGGGGATGTTTAGAGCCCCTCTGCAGCATCCTCACCTACAGCGATCCTGACCTCGTATATACGTGTCTTGAAGGTCTTGAGAATATACTCCAGGCAGGTGAGGCGGGGAAGAAGGGCGAGGAATCAGGGATGAACCCATATGCCGAGTTTATTCTAGAGTGCGGAGGTCTAGAGAAACTAGAGGACCTGCAGGATTTCGACAGCGACAGAATCTACGAGCTAGTCATGAAGCTGCTGCAGAgctactgggaggaagaagtaGGTGAGAGTGATGATCCGAACATCCCAGGTTCAAACGATTCGTCAGATACCGTGGAAGCAGCATCCGAAGATGCACCTCAGCCACCTGTACCGCCGCCCTCGGGTGCAGATGAAGCCGAGTGA